The stretch of DNA GGTTTCGATCCTGAGCCCCGGGAGCGGCACCAGGGAGGCGTGGATCGCGTCCGGCAGGTATTTGCCGCTGGCGAGGATCGTGCAGCAGCAGGTGCAGCAGTAGCAGGTGGTTAGAAGCCGTCCCCGGTTTTTCACCCCGTAGAGGAGGTTGTCGATTGGGGCGCGGCCCACCAGGGGGATAAGTCCGCTCTCCAGGCATTTATCTACATGCTCCAGCGCCTCCTCCACTCCCACCTGCCGGGCGATGTTTTCATCGATCTCTGCGGCGCCATCCCCCATCAGGAGGCAGCCCAGCTCGATCGGATGCCTCAAACATCCCCGCTCCAGACGGCAGGTACAGTGGTGAATGATCGCCCGGTGTGAGGACCTGCGGATCAGCTCTTCTATGATTTTTCGCGGCAGGTGCGTTGAGCCGATCCCCTGGATCTCATGGTGTATGGGCACGTAGGTGAGGTGCTGTTTTTTCGGCGAAAAAAGGAAGGAGGTGAAAAAAGCCAGGAGCTTTCCAAGCACCGGCACCCGATAGAGGCGGCCGCCGATCCAGGTCAGGGGCCAGAAGAAGGCCACGACCTTCAGCCACCATTTCGGTCGTTTGCCCATAGGAGATATCCGATCGATTTTCGGTAGGGGGACTGATTCATGCCAGAGAGTTCAATTGACAGGCAAGTATAGCACAGGTGGTGGAAAAAGGATAGGAAACAAACCTTTTCGAACAAAGACGGGCCGGAACGACAATATCGTCCCGGCCCGCAGGTATCGCTTGATCAGAGATCTCTTCTTGAGGCGGTTAAAACTCGTAGGTCAGGGTGTTTATCCAGCGATAGATCTCTCCCCACTCCTCCCGCTCTCCGGTCTGAATGTTGCGATAATCGAAAGCGTCTCCGCAGAAGAGCACACCGAATTCCGATGACAGGGTCAAACCCTCCATGATCTTCCAGGTGAGGCCCGCGTCGATTTCCCACCCCAGGTCGTCGCTGACGTCGGCCGGGAGGTATGTGTAGGCGCCCCTGACGTAGTTCATGGGGTGTCCGTAGAATGCGTTCCAGTCGGGCAGTCTGTTGAGATTCGCGTCCCGGGCGTCCCGACCCACCGGCTCGGTGTACTTCGCCCATACCACCGCGCCGTGGATGTCCAGCGATTCAAAGGGAGCGAGGCTCCAGTAGAGCTTCAGGGAGGTGACGTTTTCCTGGTTGTTGCCCAGCCCCAGGGGAGACGTATCCCCGACGGCGCTGTTGAGATATTCCGGATTGCCGCAGACAATGATGTTCGACCAGGAAAAATCGCTCATGGATTCGGTGTTGAAGTTGAAGTTTTCCTGGGTGATGCCGGACCACCATTTTTCACCGGAGCCGTATAGAAAGGCCACGCCGACGGTGAAGATGTCGAAATTGACCGAGAGATCGGCGTATATGTTCAGTCCCTCCAGATCGAGGCTGTTTGGAATGCGTTTCCCCGGCATGGGGGTGAAGGGAAAGGCTATGGTCGCCAGGGTGTTGTTGTATCCCCTGCCGTAGGTGTTTATCACGCCGGTGCCCCAGATGCGGTCAACCTCTCCCTTGAAGCGGAGCATTCCTTCGGCAAATTGGAAGTCCCAGAAAAAGCCCAGGGCGTAGACCTGCCAGTCATACAGGCCCGCCAGACCGATGCCGGTCTGGGTCTGGGGGAATACCGGATTGGGCACCGGCCAGCTGACCGCCGCGACGGTCGGATCGACCATTTCTCCATTGAAGTCGTTGCCGGTGATGCCCCGCATCGACACGGCCGACGAGATGCCGCCGGGATCTACCAGATACTGGAACAGCGCCCCGGCCGAGTACCGATCCGACAGGTACATCACCATGAAAGTGTACGCGTCCATATCCGAGTTGTAATTGATGCTTGAAGGACCGCCGGTGGCATCGAGCCCGGTTCTGCCGGGCCACGTGAGGAGGCCTATCATGTCAACCGCCCGCTCGACGTATTTCGTGTAAGCCGCCGAGACGACCAGCTCTTCAATCTTGATCGCCCACTTGATGTCGAAGTTGGTGACCGTACCGCCGGAGCCGAGATACGTTCCCATGCCCCAGCCCCGATCCAGGGTTCCGACGGTGAAGAGCCCCACCTTCGGCACCAGGAACTCCAGATAGGCCTCATGGATGACGGCGCCGTTTATGCTGTTGTTCATCCGGAAGGGTCTGTTTCCGCCCCAGGTATCCTCGACGATATCGATCGTGACATGCGCCTTCAGGTACTCGCTTTGCGTGTGGGTGATGCTCAGGCGAAAGCGCTGGTCGAAATACCGGGTGGAGAGACCATTGGAGTGGCTGGGATATCTGACGGGACCGGAGATGGTGTTTGTTGTGAGGTCTCGGTTTTCCTTTCCCCAGTTGTGGTCAATGACCGAACGGACGCGGTAAGAACCGGTGAAGGTCGTCTCTGCGGCAAAAAGCGGCACGGCCGAAAAACAGATAAGCACCAGGACGGTCGCCAATGCAACCAACTTTGATATATTGTCTTTCACGGCAAACCTCGAAATAATAGTGACAGAGAAAAGCCGAACAACGGATAGAACAGTGAAATACCCTATCATTGGATATAGACAATGTCAATATTGGGGATATTTTTTTTCAAGGGAGGAGGGGGCGGCGCGGACGGCGGTGCTCTCCGAAACCGTGCGGGCGAATCGGGACGGCGTTACAGCCTTTTACCTCTGAGAATGGAGACTAAAAGCCCGAATCCCATGATCCCCGCCGCGATGAATCCCCCGATACCGATGATGGGGATATCGTGCCACTTGGGGGGGAGATCCGACAGGGCGATGAGGGACGAGCCGATAATGAGAGCCGCCAGGACGATGGCGAAGGAGAGTCGGTTGCTGATGCGGTCATGGGTTTTGAGCATCGGCTCGAGCCCCCGGTGCTCGAACACGATCTTCAGGTTTCCCTCCCGCGCCTTTTTGAACAGGTCCGATATATCTCCGGGGATTTTCTGGATAAGCCGGTAGTAATCGGTCCCGGTCTGCATTATGTCGGTCATGGTGCGGGCGGGGCTGAACCTCTGAAAATAGACATCCCGGATGAAGGGGGTGCCGTGACTGATGATGTCAAAGTCCGGGTCCAGCGCGCTCCCCACGGCGTCCAGGGCGGCCAGCGCCTTCATCATCAGGAACTGATGGGGCAAGAGCCGCAGGCGGTGCGTGGTCAGGATTCCAAGAAACTGTCTGAGCAGGCGGGCCACATCCCAGTCCGGCAGGGGGAGGTACATGTATTCGTCGATCAGGCCGAAGATATCCTGTTCCAGCTCCCGCACGTCGGGGGGATCGTCAAAGTAACAGAGCTTCAATACCGACTCGACCACTTTCGCCTCATCCCGGCGAATTACGTGAAATATGAGCTCCGTGAAATCCTCTCGGTCCTGACGGGTCATGCGTCCCATCAGCCCGAAATCGAGAAAACAGATCACGTGGTCCGGGAGTACAAAGATATTGCCCGGATGGGGATCGGCATGAAAGAAGCCGTGAATGAAAATCTGCTTCATGATGAGGGTCGCCCCCCGGCGGGCGATCTCCGTCAGGTCGTACCCCAGGGCCTTGAGCCGATCCGATTGTGACACCTTGACGCCGTCGATGTAATCCATGGTCAAGATTCGATCGCTCGAGAGGTCCCGATAGACCCGGGGCACCACGATGGCGGGGTCGTCTGTGAAGTGGGAGGCGAACCGATCGATATTGGAGGCCTCCGAGAGGTAATTGATCTCCCGCTCGATGCCCCTGGCGAACTCCTCGATGTTTTTCGTCGGCTTGAGGATATCGAACTCCTCGATGTTTCGCTCCATGAGAGACGCCAGATGCATGACGATTTCCAGGTCCGTCTCGATGGTTTCATGGATATCCGGGCGCTGGATTTTGATGGCGACGGGGGTTGTGTCGTCGAGGGTCGCCCTGTGTACCTGGCCGATGGACGCGGCGGCTATCGGCTCCTCTTCGAAGGAGGTGAAGATGTCTTCCGGGTAATCTCCCAGCTCTTCCTTGATGATTTCCCGCACGGCGTCATACGGAAACGACGGCACGCGGTCCTGGAGCCGGGAGAGCTCCTCGATGTACTCGAAGGGGATGAGGTCGGGCCGGGAGGAGAGAAGCTGGCCCAGCTTGACGAAGGTGGGGCCCAGCTCCTCCAGCCCCATGCGAAGCCGCTGGGCGCTGCTGAGTTCATCGACACGGTGCCACAGCTCCCGGGAGAGCTTTTTGATGCCGAACTGGATGTAATGTTCCAGGTGTATCTGATCCAGCAGCTCCCCAAAACCGTACTTGAAGATGACGGTGAGGATCTGCCGGTATCTGTCTATGTGGCGGTAGGTGCGCCCCACCACATCCAGTTTTTCGATGCTTATCATGATATGTTTCCGAACCGTCGGATCATGTGCCCGGAAGGGTTCTCCTATGAGGCCGTTTTCTTGATGAGCCAGGCCATGTTTTCCCCCAGGGTTTTCATGGTCCGCATCCCCTCCGCGTCGTCGGATACATCGCCGGGGGCGTGCCCGATGCCGGTGTTCCAGTAGCTGGAGCCGGGGATGATCATCTGGGAGATCAGGAAGAAATTATTGATGGTGTCGAACGTCAGGACGGACCCCGCCCGGCGCACGGCCACCACCGCGGCCCCCACCTTTCGTCTGTACATATCCCCGTTCACCTTGGCCACCTTGCCCGCCCGGTCGATGAGGACCTTGAGG from Candidatus Zymogenaceae bacterium encodes:
- a CDS encoding 4Fe-4S binding protein, which encodes MGKRPKWWLKVVAFFWPLTWIGGRLYRVPVLGKLLAFFTSFLFSPKKQHLTYVPIHHEIQGIGSTHLPRKIIEELIRRSSHRAIIHHCTCRLERGCLRHPIELGCLLMGDGAAEIDENIARQVGVEEALEHVDKCLESGLIPLVGRAPIDNLLYGVKNRGRLLTTCYCCTCCCTILASGKYLPDAIHASLVPLPGLRIETSQEDCIACGECIESCFMGALSLEGGVLIRDLVRCKACGMCVTACPTGAIRETVDDIEETINDILARIGRFVDYE
- a CDS encoding AarF/ABC1/UbiB kinase family protein — encoded protein: MISIEKLDVVGRTYRHIDRYRQILTVIFKYGFGELLDQIHLEHYIQFGIKKLSRELWHRVDELSSAQRLRMGLEELGPTFVKLGQLLSSRPDLIPFEYIEELSRLQDRVPSFPYDAVREIIKEELGDYPEDIFTSFEEEPIAAASIGQVHRATLDDTTPVAIKIQRPDIHETIETDLEIVMHLASLMERNIEEFDILKPTKNIEEFARGIEREINYLSEASNIDRFASHFTDDPAIVVPRVYRDLSSDRILTMDYIDGVKVSQSDRLKALGYDLTEIARRGATLIMKQIFIHGFFHADPHPGNIFVLPDHVICFLDFGLMGRMTRQDREDFTELIFHVIRRDEAKVVESVLKLCYFDDPPDVRELEQDIFGLIDEYMYLPLPDWDVARLLRQFLGILTTHRLRLLPHQFLMMKALAALDAVGSALDPDFDIISHGTPFIRDVYFQRFSPARTMTDIMQTGTDYYRLIQKIPGDISDLFKKAREGNLKIVFEHRGLEPMLKTHDRISNRLSFAIVLAALIIGSSLIALSDLPPKWHDIPIIGIGGFIAAGIMGFGLLVSILRGKRL
- a CDS encoding flavodoxin family protein; this encodes MKVVAFNGSARKNGNTALMIEQVFDVLKAEGIETELISLAGQDIKGCLACNKCVESQNRRCAAITDDPVNEYIAKIDEAQGVILGSPVYFATLSSSLKVLIDRAGKVAKVNGDMYRRKVGAAVVAVRRAGSVLTFDTINNFFLISQMIIPGSSYWNTGIGHAPGDVSDDAEGMRTMKTLGENMAWLIKKTAS